One region of Gigantopelta aegis isolate Gae_Host chromosome 7, Gae_host_genome, whole genome shotgun sequence genomic DNA includes:
- the LOC121377562 gene encoding uncharacterized protein LOC121377562, whose product MMNLALRIFVVFAPCLLVHHVHSETFLDSEQSANLGLPQKQFWEKEDASSDRRVWSPIMGDNSNLITDPDRKYSDTKQRLDDAYTSQLSKIKQTLLEKISSRKLWLQPTSSNSHDVDDRRPAVKSRYWLALARWMKQHGRSPEPEIDEEAQLSDLVPHPLQKSGSPERVGIHNSKKSGALSINGALLSLADLLSSESQRRNQQALRQLHQRLLVAGKR is encoded by the coding sequence ATGATGAATCTCGCTTTGCGGATCTTTGTGGTGTTCGCTCCGTGCCTTTTGGTCCACCACGTGCACTCGGAAACGTTTCTCGACTCAGAACAATCGGCCAACCTCGGGTTACCACAGAAACAGTTCTGGGAGAAAGAGGACGCATCATCGGACAGACGTGTGTGGTCTCCCATCATGGGAGACAACTCCAATTTGATTACTGACCCAGACCGGAAGTACTCGGATACGAAACAAAGGCTCGACGACGCATACACTAGCCAACTTTCGAAAATTAAACAGACTTTGCTTGAAAAGATATCGTCGCGAAAGTTGTGGCTTCAACCCACGTCGTCCAACTCGCACGACGTTGACGATAGACGGCCGGCCGTAAAAAGCCGATACTGGCTGGCGCTCGCCCGGTGGATGAAACAACATGGCCGATCACCGGAACCGGAAATAGACGAAGAGGCGCAGCTTTCTGATCTAGTTCCGCATCCGCTTCAAAAATCCGGATCGCCAGAGAGAGTTGGAATTCATAATTCGAAAAAATCCGGGGCGCTATCGATAAACGGGGCTCTTTTGTCTTTAGCGGACCTCCTGAGTTCGGAAAGTCAACGACGAAATCAGCAAGCGTTGAGGCAGCTTCACCAGCGTCTCTTAGTGGCGGGAAAACGCTAA